A genomic window from Chitinophaga pollutisoli includes:
- a CDS encoding ABC transporter permease, with amino-acid sequence MDAFTQQAWKRLRRNKGAVAGLAVILLALVVAVFAYFLAPDGTSHANRMVLEIGGQRPGFSVQMLSLRQAHAPQDEGFFHRLIYGETPANVLLPVTAWRFSHDSVLVEKYADETSTIPAAYSLAQVLYGKDSALTDLAGARAMVEKEHLERKTYRLGTDKFGRDILSRLLVGTRVSLSVGCIAVLISLTIGILLGSVAGYFRGAVDEGVMWLINVIWSMPTLLLVFAITLALGKGFWQVFIAVGLTMWVSVARIIRGQVLGLRELQFVEATRALGYGHTRTIVRHILPNIMGPVMVVAAGNFATAIVVEAGLSFLGVGVQPPQPSWGLMIKENYNFIITHNPLLALAPGLAIMLLVLAFNLLGNGLRDAMDVRGKI; translated from the coding sequence ATGGATGCATTTACCCAACAGGCATGGAAGCGCTTGCGGCGCAACAAGGGCGCGGTGGCCGGACTGGCCGTCATTTTACTGGCGTTGGTGGTGGCGGTGTTTGCATATTTCCTGGCGCCCGACGGCACTTCGCATGCCAACCGGATGGTGTTGGAAATCGGTGGGCAGCGGCCCGGGTTCTCCGTGCAGATGCTCTCCCTGCGGCAAGCGCATGCGCCGCAGGACGAAGGTTTTTTCCACCGCCTTATTTACGGTGAAACACCAGCAAACGTGCTGTTACCCGTTACCGCCTGGCGTTTTTCCCATGATTCCGTCCTCGTAGAAAAATATGCCGACGAAACCTCCACCATTCCGGCAGCGTATTCGCTGGCGCAGGTATTGTACGGTAAGGATTCGGCGCTTACTGATTTGGCCGGGGCGCGGGCGATGGTGGAAAAAGAGCATCTGGAACGTAAAACCTACCGCCTGGGGACTGATAAATTCGGCCGCGACATCCTGAGCCGTTTGCTCGTGGGCACGCGGGTGAGCCTGAGTGTGGGGTGCATCGCGGTGCTGATTTCGCTGACGATCGGGATCCTGCTGGGTTCCGTGGCGGGCTATTTCCGCGGGGCGGTAGACGAAGGGGTGATGTGGCTCATCAATGTGATATGGAGCATGCCAACGCTGCTGCTGGTGTTTGCCATCACGTTGGCGTTGGGGAAAGGATTCTGGCAGGTCTTCATCGCCGTGGGGCTCACCATGTGGGTGAGCGTGGCGCGCATCATACGGGGGCAGGTGCTGGGGCTGCGGGAGCTGCAGTTCGTGGAAGCCACGCGGGCGCTGGGGTACGGGCACACCCGCACCATCGTCCGACACATCCTCCCGAACATCATGGGGCCCGTGATGGTAGTAGCCGCGGGCAACTTCGCCACCGCCATAGTGGTAGAAGCGGGTTTGAGTTTTCTGGGCGTGGGGGTGCAACCGCCGCAGCCTTCCTGGGGGCTCATGATCAAGGAAAACTACAACTTCATCATCACCCATAATCCCCTGCTGGCCCTCGCTCCCGGACTGGCGATAATGCTTTTGGTATTGGCTTTCAATCTTCTCGGCAACGGCCTCCGTGATGCGATGGACGTCCGTGGAAAAATTTGA
- a CDS encoding terpene synthase family protein, giving the protein METLQLPQIFCPFPTMLNPFAKEAEKHTAEWVARFGLVKSEKARERFNRAKFAMLSSRAFPTAGRFELCIAAEFNTWLFLLDDKNDESMFGKVDYLQMVHSFVSQILRNSTVVAPEEGMALAESFADLWKRMRRIGSPAWQQRFVKSMTDYLDACLWEVQNRVAHKAPSVADYIEKRPYTGALYADIELIEILESIYLPDEVRHHETVQQLSLACNNVVCWANDLFSFDKERRQGDVHNLVVVLKEERSLTLEAAVAEAARMHDEEVRRFIALSENVPNFGEEVNDELQRYIGVLKAWMRANLDWSFGDTARYRMHIRETASGNWLISRI; this is encoded by the coding sequence ATGGAAACACTCCAATTGCCGCAGATTTTCTGCCCTTTCCCCACTATGCTCAACCCATTCGCCAAGGAAGCTGAAAAACACACCGCCGAATGGGTAGCGCGGTTCGGCCTGGTAAAATCCGAAAAAGCGCGCGAACGCTTTAACCGCGCCAAATTCGCCATGCTATCGTCACGGGCGTTCCCGACAGCCGGGCGTTTCGAGCTTTGTATCGCCGCGGAATTCAATACCTGGCTGTTTTTGCTGGACGACAAAAACGACGAATCCATGTTCGGGAAAGTCGATTACCTGCAGATGGTCCACTCGTTCGTTAGCCAGATCCTCCGCAACAGCACGGTAGTGGCGCCGGAAGAAGGGATGGCGCTGGCCGAAAGCTTCGCCGACCTCTGGAAACGCATGCGCCGCATCGGCAGCCCCGCCTGGCAGCAGCGCTTTGTGAAAAGCATGACCGATTACCTCGACGCCTGCCTCTGGGAAGTGCAAAACAGGGTGGCTCACAAAGCGCCGTCCGTAGCCGACTACATTGAAAAACGCCCCTACACCGGCGCGCTCTATGCCGACATCGAGCTGATCGAGATCCTCGAAAGCATTTACCTGCCCGACGAAGTGCGCCATCACGAAACCGTGCAACAGCTGTCGCTTGCCTGCAACAACGTGGTTTGCTGGGCTAACGACCTCTTTTCGTTCGACAAGGAACGCCGCCAGGGCGATGTGCATAACCTGGTAGTGGTATTGAAGGAAGAGCGGTCCCTCACGCTGGAAGCCGCCGTGGCGGAGGCCGCGCGCATGCACGACGAAGAAGTGCGCCGCTTCATCGCGCTGAGCGAGAACGTCCCGAATTTCGGGGAAGAAGTGAACGACGAGCTGCAGCGCTACATCGGCGTCCTCAAAGCGTGGATGCGCGCCAACCTCGACTGGAGCTTCGGCGATACGGCGCGCTACCGCATGCACATCCGCGAAACCGCCAGCGGCAACTGGCTCATCTCACGGATATGA
- a CDS encoding glycosyltransferase, producing MTALLIITLGLALLYGILMLSYLYGWSRLKRFDPSAHAYTFNTRVSVIIPARNEERNLPVLLEALQQQSYPANLFEVIVVDDFSTDQTADAVRYFPATNVRLIRMADHLSPEERLNAYKKKAIETAITAATGDLIVTTDADCVMGSKWLETIVKCYETHRPKLIAAPVAYHKEDNFFKKLQSLDFMTMQGITGAVAYLESGTMCNGANLAYEKTAFEEVGGFTGIDMIASGDDMLLMYKIYHAYPGSVQYLKSPDAIVRTLPVDTVKGFMNQRIRWSSKADKYEDKRITRVLVIVYLWNVMLLLMGIVAIFTPALRMWLLWLAVYKVVLELCFLIPVASFFGKGSLLPWFIPGQPFHIIYVVLAGWLGKFGSYEWKGRQVH from the coding sequence ATGACTGCTTTATTGATCATTACGCTCGGACTTGCTTTACTTTACGGTATTTTGATGCTGTCGTATCTCTATGGCTGGAGCCGCCTGAAGCGATTCGACCCCTCAGCCCACGCCTATACGTTCAACACCCGTGTGTCGGTCATCATCCCGGCCCGGAACGAGGAGCGCAACCTGCCGGTATTGCTGGAAGCCCTCCAGCAGCAGAGCTACCCTGCCAACCTGTTCGAAGTGATCGTGGTAGATGATTTCTCCACCGATCAAACCGCCGATGCCGTCCGCTACTTCCCCGCCACCAACGTCCGCCTCATCCGCATGGCCGACCACCTCAGCCCGGAAGAGCGCCTCAACGCGTACAAGAAAAAAGCCATCGAAACGGCCATAACCGCCGCTACCGGCGACCTCATTGTGACCACCGACGCCGACTGCGTGATGGGCTCCAAGTGGCTGGAGACGATCGTCAAATGTTATGAAACTCACCGGCCCAAGCTGATCGCGGCCCCGGTGGCGTACCATAAAGAGGACAACTTCTTCAAGAAACTCCAGTCCCTCGACTTCATGACCATGCAAGGTATCACCGGCGCCGTGGCGTACCTGGAATCGGGCACCATGTGCAACGGGGCCAACCTGGCCTACGAGAAAACGGCGTTCGAGGAAGTAGGCGGGTTCACCGGGATCGACATGATCGCATCGGGAGACGATATGCTGCTCATGTACAAGATCTACCACGCCTATCCCGGCAGCGTCCAATATCTGAAATCACCCGACGCGATCGTTCGCACCCTGCCGGTAGACACGGTGAAAGGTTTCATGAACCAGCGCATCCGCTGGTCGTCGAAGGCGGATAAGTACGAAGACAAGCGGATCACCCGCGTGCTGGTGATCGTTTATCTCTGGAACGTGATGCTCCTGCTCATGGGGATCGTGGCGATTTTTACACCGGCCCTGCGCATGTGGCTGCTCTGGCTGGCGGTGTACAAAGTGGTGCTGGAGCTGTGTTTCCTTATCCCCGTGGCCAGTTTTTTCGGCAAAGGCTCCCTGCTCCCGTGGTTCATTCCCGGGCAGCCGTTCCATATTATTTATGTTGTGCTCGCCGGATGGCTGGGCAAATTCGGATCTTACGAATGGAAAGGGCGGCAGGTTCACTAG
- a CDS encoding alpha/beta hydrolase — MEFNLTYLDSTFSGLKTGEGPDLLICFHGFGESASHFRCMEAGLGNIFTIVALDMPFHGKTVWNEGRPMEKQDLAALTEKILERTGKQTFSLLGYSMGGRLSLCIVEQMADRVRHLILAAPDGLKNNPWHMFATRTILGNRIFSYNTRNPALFFRLLTFWRRSGLLNESVYKFALHRMDRLEKRQLVYNVWTIMRRMLPRKKLCKRRMAQAGIDTLLIFGKYDRVIPPVIGENFADGSFPCRLLVLDKGHQLITEQLGFIIRNNISIS, encoded by the coding sequence ATGGAATTCAATCTCACATATCTCGACAGTACCTTCTCCGGTCTAAAAACCGGTGAGGGGCCGGATTTGCTGATCTGTTTTCATGGATTCGGCGAAAGTGCATCGCACTTTCGTTGTATGGAAGCGGGATTGGGCAATATATTTACTATCGTGGCGTTAGATATGCCCTTTCATGGGAAGACGGTCTGGAACGAAGGCCGGCCTATGGAAAAACAGGACCTCGCGGCTTTAACGGAGAAAATATTGGAAAGAACTGGCAAACAAACCTTCTCGCTCCTGGGTTATAGTATGGGCGGGAGGTTAAGCCTATGCATCGTTGAGCAAATGGCGGACAGGGTCAGGCACCTCATCCTGGCGGCGCCCGACGGGTTGAAGAACAACCCCTGGCATATGTTTGCCACCAGGACCATATTGGGAAACCGGATCTTTTCGTACAATACCCGTAACCCTGCTCTTTTTTTCCGTCTCCTGACTTTCTGGCGGCGAAGCGGCCTTTTGAACGAAAGCGTCTACAAATTCGCGCTCCACCGGATGGACCGCCTGGAAAAACGGCAGCTGGTTTACAATGTCTGGACTATCATGCGGCGGATGCTGCCCCGCAAGAAGCTGTGCAAACGCCGGATGGCGCAGGCGGGGATCGATACGCTGCTGATCTTCGGCAAATACGACCGCGTTATCCCTCCGGTTATCGGCGAAAATTTCGCCGACGGCTCCTTTCCCTGCAGGCTGCTGGTACTCGATAAGGGCCACCAGCTCATCACGGAACAACTAGGTTTTATCATCAGAAATAATATTTCGATTTCATAG
- a CDS encoding acyl-CoA dehydrogenase family protein produces MDTAVNSKAALKGAEFLVKDASPADVFIPEDFSEEQLMIKEMAETFIAREVTPVLDRLDKLEEGLMPSLLDKAGEQGLLGAAFPEELGGLGKDFITATLINEALGAGHSFSVAMAAHTGIGSLPILYFGTEAQKQKYIPKLASGEMKGAYALTEPNSGSDALSAKTTAKLSADGKHYILNGQKIWITNSGFADVFTVFAKVDGEQFTAFIVEKGTPGFTLGPEEHKMGIKGSSTRQIYFQDAEIPAENVLGQIGKGHLIAFNILNIGRLKLCAAALGGAKGSLDITISYAKTREQFKQPIANFGAIKHKLAEMAIRIWACETALYRTSQLIDQQEHELLAAGKAFNEALLGAAEEYAVECAMLKVNGSEVLDFVVDEGVQIHGGNGFSDEYVISKAYRDSRINRIFEGTNEINRLLTLDMTLKRAMKGKIDLMTPAMSVQKELMSIPDFGNDDESAFAAEKKLIANMKKAILLTAGAAAQKLMMKLESEQEILMNIADMAIETFVSESALLRLIKLTEQKGESATSLQADMVRTYLNDAADRVHKSGRDAINGFAEGDEQRMMLLGLKRFTKTAPFNTKDARRRIADKLISDGKYTF; encoded by the coding sequence ATGGATACCGCGGTTAATAGCAAAGCAGCCCTGAAAGGGGCGGAGTTCCTGGTGAAAGACGCATCCCCTGCAGATGTTTTCATCCCTGAAGATTTTTCGGAAGAACAGCTGATGATCAAAGAAATGGCCGAAACATTCATCGCCCGTGAAGTGACGCCCGTGCTGGACCGGCTCGACAAGCTGGAGGAAGGTCTCATGCCTTCGCTGCTGGACAAGGCCGGCGAGCAGGGATTGCTCGGTGCGGCATTCCCGGAAGAGCTGGGAGGGCTTGGCAAGGATTTTATTACCGCAACCCTGATCAACGAAGCCCTCGGCGCAGGGCACTCCTTTTCTGTAGCGATGGCCGCCCACACCGGGATTGGTTCGCTGCCCATCCTTTATTTCGGCACCGAGGCGCAAAAACAGAAATATATTCCGAAGCTGGCCTCCGGCGAGATGAAAGGCGCTTACGCCCTCACCGAGCCCAACTCCGGCTCGGATGCCCTCAGCGCCAAAACCACGGCTAAACTGTCGGCCGACGGCAAACATTATATCCTCAACGGCCAGAAGATCTGGATCACCAACTCCGGTTTCGCCGATGTATTCACCGTTTTCGCGAAAGTGGACGGCGAGCAGTTCACCGCTTTTATCGTGGAAAAAGGCACGCCCGGCTTCACACTCGGGCCCGAAGAACATAAAATGGGGATCAAAGGCTCCTCCACCCGGCAGATCTATTTCCAGGATGCGGAGATCCCCGCAGAAAACGTACTCGGGCAGATCGGCAAAGGCCACCTCATCGCCTTCAACATCCTCAACATCGGCCGCCTCAAATTGTGCGCCGCCGCGCTGGGAGGCGCCAAAGGCAGCCTGGATATCACCATCAGCTACGCGAAAACGCGCGAACAATTCAAACAACCCATCGCCAATTTCGGCGCCATCAAACATAAACTGGCCGAAATGGCCATCCGCATATGGGCCTGCGAAACGGCCCTCTACCGCACTTCCCAGCTGATCGACCAGCAGGAACACGAGTTGCTCGCCGCCGGCAAAGCCTTCAACGAAGCCCTGCTCGGCGCGGCAGAGGAATATGCCGTAGAATGTGCCATGCTCAAGGTTAACGGCTCCGAAGTGCTCGATTTCGTGGTGGACGAAGGCGTGCAGATCCACGGCGGCAACGGCTTCAGCGATGAATACGTCATCTCCAAAGCCTATCGCGATTCGCGCATCAACCGCATCTTCGAAGGCACCAACGAAATCAATCGCCTCCTCACGCTCGACATGACCCTCAAACGCGCCATGAAAGGGAAGATCGACCTCATGACGCCCGCCATGAGCGTGCAGAAGGAACTGATGAGCATCCCTGATTTCGGGAACGACGACGAAAGCGCCTTCGCCGCGGAAAAGAAATTGATCGCCAACATGAAAAAGGCCATCCTCCTCACCGCTGGCGCCGCCGCGCAAAAACTCATGATGAAGCTGGAATCCGAACAGGAAATCCTCATGAACATCGCCGATATGGCCATCGAAACCTTCGTGAGCGAAAGCGCGCTGCTCCGCCTCATCAAACTCACCGAACAAAAAGGAGAATCCGCCACGAGCCTCCAGGCCGATATGGTGCGCACCTACCTCAACGACGCGGCCGACCGCGTACATAAATCCGGCAGGGATGCAATCAACGGCTTCGCAGAAGGCGATGAACAACGCATGATGCTCCTCGGCCTGAAACGCTTCACCAAAACGGCGCCGTTCAATACCAAGGACGCACGCCGCCGCATCGCCGACAAACTCATCAGCGACGGCAAATACACTTTTTGA
- a CDS encoding N-acetylmuramoyl-L-alanine amidase, translated as MLERKIGSLLVAVCIAAPAMAQEKSFLRLTQPGKQNNSVSTARQFLVGSTCKSCQVYVNAEPQKVYPTGAFAIEVTLGEGGNEFLVKSVGPGGDSILRSVWFTYNAPQAPQPVSSINIATIQTFPEGNLTVAPGDVIRVRVKAIPGGTVKLGDALTLQELPVGGSQQMPGIYQGSYTVQCADPLIQGRQLPITLDFEGTQVKRFTPNIFTLRDPQAQPLVGKTSGDDPILKYGLGGDRLGGARMGSLDTGIVLNITGKADGDYRVQLSKTLSAWIPQEFVKLQPAGTFPPTSLTGSWRAWGDEKADYLSVALTSKLPYRTTQQNDPSRIVIDIFGATANTNWITQLENAKEIKNVYYEQVEDDILRVVIELKHTQHWGHSVYYNGNILTVKVKRPPSKPGLGDLTIAVDAGHGGRNLGAQGPTGVYEKEMALAVAVALQQALQREGARVVMTRVNDSYIDNSYRVVSYRDKDPDLLVSIHLNASSDPVRIQGTSTYYKHIGFRPLSQHIYKRLLELGLKEFGNVGSFNFALNSPTEYPNVLVETLFLSHPEDEMRILDPGFRREMAGKIVDGIKDFVAEGYAKAE; from the coding sequence ATGTTAGAAAGGAAAATCGGGAGCCTGCTGGTGGCAGTGTGCATCGCCGCGCCCGCTATGGCCCAGGAGAAAAGTTTTCTGCGCCTCACCCAGCCCGGCAAACAGAACAACAGTGTCAGTACCGCCCGCCAGTTCCTTGTTGGCTCCACCTGCAAATCGTGCCAGGTGTATGTGAACGCCGAACCGCAGAAAGTGTATCCGACCGGGGCATTCGCCATCGAAGTAACGCTGGGGGAAGGCGGCAACGAATTCCTCGTGAAATCCGTAGGGCCCGGCGGCGATTCGATCCTGCGGTCGGTTTGGTTTACGTATAACGCCCCGCAGGCGCCGCAGCCGGTATCTTCCATCAACATCGCCACGATCCAGACTTTCCCGGAAGGCAACCTGACCGTTGCACCCGGCGACGTGATCCGGGTTCGCGTGAAAGCCATTCCCGGCGGCACCGTAAAACTTGGTGATGCGCTTACGCTGCAGGAGCTACCCGTCGGCGGTTCCCAGCAAATGCCCGGCATCTACCAGGGTTCTTATACCGTGCAATGCGCCGATCCCCTGATCCAGGGCCGGCAATTACCCATTACACTGGATTTTGAAGGCACCCAGGTCAAGCGCTTCACTCCGAATATCTTCACCCTCCGCGACCCGCAGGCGCAACCGCTCGTGGGCAAAACCAGCGGCGACGATCCCATCCTGAAATACGGCCTCGGCGGCGACCGTCTCGGCGGCGCACGCATGGGCAGCCTGGATACGGGCATAGTGCTCAACATTACGGGCAAGGCGGATGGCGATTACCGCGTACAGCTGTCCAAAACCCTCAGCGCCTGGATCCCCCAGGAATTCGTGAAACTTCAGCCCGCGGGCACTTTTCCGCCAACATCCCTCACCGGTTCGTGGCGCGCATGGGGCGATGAAAAGGCGGACTACCTCTCTGTTGCCCTGACGTCGAAACTTCCCTACCGCACCACCCAGCAAAACGATCCCTCCCGGATCGTGATCGATATTTTCGGCGCCACGGCCAACACCAACTGGATCACGCAGCTGGAAAATGCGAAGGAGATCAAAAATGTGTATTACGAACAGGTGGAAGACGATATCCTGCGCGTGGTGATAGAACTGAAGCACACCCAGCACTGGGGGCATTCGGTATACTACAACGGCAATATCCTGACTGTAAAAGTGAAACGCCCACCTTCGAAACCCGGCCTGGGCGACCTCACCATCGCGGTAGACGCGGGCCACGGCGGCAGGAACCTTGGCGCCCAGGGGCCTACGGGCGTATATGAGAAGGAAATGGCGCTGGCGGTGGCCGTGGCGCTGCAACAGGCGCTCCAGCGCGAGGGCGCCCGCGTAGTCATGACCCGCGTAAACGATTCGTACATCGATAATAGTTACCGCGTGGTTTCGTACCGCGATAAAGACCCGGATCTGCTGGTCAGCATCCATCTTAACGCTTCCTCCGACCCCGTGCGGATACAAGGTACCAGCACTTATTACAAGCATATCGGTTTCCGGCCGCTGAGCCAGCATATTTACAAACGGCTGCTGGAACTGGGCCTGAAGGAATTCGGAAATGTGGGCAGTTTCAATTTTGCGCTGAACAGCCCTACCGAATACCCTAATGTGCTGGTAGAGACCCTATTCCTGAGCCATCCCGAGGATGAAATGCGGATCCTCGATCCGGGCTTCCGGCGGGAGATGGCGGGGAAGATCGTGGACGGGATAAAGGATTTTGTAGCGGAGGGCTATGCCAAAGCGGAATGA
- a CDS encoding carboxymuconolactone decarboxylase family protein: protein MSQLVEEFDAYRSKMNEVILGKQNLVLNRLFNLDTNTYAEGALSVKTKELLGLVASMVLRCDDCIKYHLGKCHEQGVTTQELYEVFAVANIVGGTIVIPHTRRAAEYWEELINS from the coding sequence ATGAGCCAACTGGTAGAAGAGTTTGACGCATACCGGAGCAAGATGAATGAAGTGATCCTTGGAAAACAGAACCTGGTGCTCAACCGGCTGTTCAATCTGGATACCAATACCTATGCGGAAGGCGCGCTGTCCGTGAAAACGAAGGAATTGCTGGGCCTGGTGGCTTCGATGGTGCTTCGTTGCGACGATTGCATCAAATATCACCTCGGGAAATGTCATGAGCAGGGCGTGACCACGCAGGAACTGTATGAAGTTTTTGCAGTGGCCAACATTGTGGGCGGCACGATCGTGATTCCGCACACCCGCCGGGCAGCCGAGTATTGGGAAGAACTGATCAATTCGTAA
- a CDS encoding 2-oxoacid:ferredoxin oxidoreductase subunit beta encodes MSTVTASPQPLTAKDFATDQEVRWCPGCGDYSILKQVQTIMPGLGVPRENIVIVSGIGCSSRFPYYMNTYGMHSIHGRATAIASGLKATRPELSVWIVTGDGDGLSIGGNHTIHLLRRNFDVNIMLFNNQIYGLTKGQYSPTSETNKVTKSTPYGSIDHPFNPMALAMGADATFIARSMDRDPKHLQEMLKRSHAHKGASFLEIYQNCNIFNDGAFEVFTEKSSKADNTLFVEQGQPLVFGAQKNLGVRLDGHKPVVVDLNDGQFSASDLWIHDEQDFGKAQILTRMFDDARIEGHLPRPFGVFYQIFRPTYEEIMLAQLEEANAKRGPGSLDKLLAGNETWTIA; translated from the coding sequence ATGTCAACAGTTACCGCTTCTCCGCAGCCATTAACGGCCAAAGATTTTGCAACCGACCAGGAAGTACGCTGGTGCCCGGGTTGCGGGGATTATTCCATATTGAAACAGGTGCAAACCATTATGCCCGGACTGGGCGTTCCCCGCGAAAACATCGTGATCGTATCCGGTATCGGGTGTTCTTCGCGTTTCCCGTATTACATGAATACGTACGGCATGCACTCGATCCACGGGCGTGCCACGGCCATCGCTTCCGGCCTGAAGGCCACGCGGCCTGAGCTGAGCGTATGGATCGTGACGGGCGACGGCGACGGGCTGTCCATCGGGGGGAATCATACCATTCACCTGCTGCGCCGTAATTTCGATGTGAACATCATGTTGTTCAACAACCAGATTTACGGTTTAACGAAAGGACAATATTCTCCCACTTCCGAAACCAATAAAGTAACGAAGAGCACGCCCTACGGCAGTATCGACCATCCGTTCAACCCGATGGCGCTGGCAATGGGCGCGGATGCGACTTTCATTGCCCGGAGCATGGACCGTGACCCGAAGCACCTCCAGGAGATGCTGAAGCGGAGCCACGCGCATAAAGGAGCGTCGTTCCTGGAGATTTACCAGAACTGCAACATCTTCAACGACGGCGCTTTCGAGGTGTTCACCGAGAAGTCCAGCAAGGCAGACAATACGCTGTTCGTAGAGCAGGGGCAGCCGTTGGTGTTTGGTGCGCAGAAGAACCTGGGGGTTCGGCTGGATGGTCACAAACCGGTGGTGGTGGACCTGAACGACGGTCAGTTCAGCGCGTCGGACCTGTGGATTCACGACGAGCAGGATTTCGGCAAGGCGCAGATCCTCACCCGCATGTTCGACGACGCACGGATCGAAGGGCATTTGCCGCGTCCGTTCGGCGTATTCTACCAGATTTTCCGTCCTACCTACGAGGAAATCATGTTGGCGCAGCTGGAAGAAGCGAATGCGAAGCGCGGCCCCGGCAGCCTGGACAAACTCCTGGCCGGCAACGAAACCTGGACGATCGCATAG
- a CDS encoding DUF6934 family protein: MNLDTYPVESSDDLLTHLFMSDGPNGKILKRIEFQHTKPGCYNLAFGDWKEEDQRLDDTIRSNNKDLEKVLSTVAMVVDLFLTASPSARIEMTGSTASRTRLYQMKILQNLQKINEHYIIKGHNGNAWEVINTAMIYSAFFIEHKKYA; this comes from the coding sequence ATGAACCTGGATACGTATCCGGTTGAATCATCCGATGATTTGTTAACACATTTATTTATGAGTGATGGGCCGAATGGGAAGATATTGAAGCGGATCGAATTCCAACATACTAAACCGGGTTGTTACAATCTTGCTTTCGGAGATTGGAAGGAAGAGGATCAGCGATTAGATGATACGATAAGAAGCAATAATAAAGATCTTGAGAAAGTGCTGTCGACCGTCGCCATGGTTGTGGATTTGTTCCTGACGGCGTCACCTTCGGCAAGGATAGAGATGACAGGAAGCACGGCATCGAGAACTCGATTATACCAAATGAAAATCCTCCAAAATTTGCAGAAAATCAATGAGCACTACATCATAAAAGGGCACAATGGCAATGCGTGGGAAGTAATTAATACAGCGATGATTTACTCAGCTTTTTTTATCGAACACAAAAAATATGCATGA
- a CDS encoding LysE family transporter: protein MTAAIIAGLGLGVFLSVSVGPVIFAIIKYSISNGWRAGISFALGVSVSDIMFVLLGNLASSFIGSLGAHTRIIGICGGILLICMGVYGLFFKKVRIVTGDERPEMFRTRDYAKIWLGGFLMNTLNPGVILFWLGVCVANAPLDVSYRFTMYTVCLLFVLSADILKVFVSDKIRHKLTLTNVLWLNRVAGVCMIIFGLALLYQVLLGGGISRIDGLMAANNNIHPVSNTFQFLMASSH, encoded by the coding sequence ATGACTGCCGCCATTATCGCAGGATTAGGTTTAGGCGTGTTTTTATCGGTTTCTGTAGGGCCGGTGATTTTCGCCATTATCAAGTATAGCATCAGCAACGGCTGGCGTGCTGGGATTAGTTTTGCCCTGGGCGTATCCGTGAGTGATATTATGTTTGTGTTGCTGGGGAACCTGGCTTCTTCGTTTATTGGGAGCCTGGGAGCGCATACCCGGATTATTGGAATTTGTGGGGGTATCTTATTGATCTGCATGGGTGTGTACGGGTTATTTTTCAAGAAGGTGCGGATCGTGACGGGGGATGAGCGTCCGGAGATGTTCAGGACGCGTGATTATGCGAAGATCTGGTTGGGGGGCTTTTTGATGAATACCTTGAATCCGGGGGTGATATTATTCTGGTTGGGGGTTTGTGTGGCGAATGCGCCGTTGGATGTGAGTTACCGGTTTACGATGTACACGGTTTGCTTGTTGTTTGTATTGTCTGCAGATATCCTGAAAGTTTTCGTTTCCGATAAAATCCGTCATAAGCTGACGCTCACGAATGTACTCTGGTTGAACAGGGTGGCGGGCGTTTGCATGATCATCTTCGGGCTCGCCCTGCTGTACCAGGTGCTCCTGGGCGGGGGGATTTCTCGCATTGACGGGTTAATGGCTGCGAATAATAATATCCACCCTGTTTCGAATACCTTCCAATTTTTAATGGCATCCTCGCATTAA